Proteins from a single region of Hermetia illucens chromosome 3, iHerIll2.2.curated.20191125, whole genome shotgun sequence:
- the LOC119651703 gene encoding ionotropic receptor 40a encodes MWWCKVLLVSLLGFEFAQTYKHIQYPEPRNVSLVAVALSEIINGLRPGSVTILALNNSLSEDIDDFICKIHELHFKSCIFSDLEKYFNFIESTISGSAQSWSLIFFEPSELAREIHARNLAHRLALFIFYWGTEKPPKSSTVRFEEPIRAAVITRPRKAAFHVFYNQATPKGKSNLRLVNWYDEESLGLYRTPLLPDSSNVYSNFQGRVFNVPVIHSPPWHFVLYLNQTANSTTNMTTNVPGRKLKVIGGRDHHLLELIANKMNFKFQYVDPRERTQGSSVGSERKSLFTGGLGMIQNREAHFLFGDVGLSWERRKAAEFSFFTLVDSGAFATHAPRRLNEALAVVRPFQANVWPYLILTVLLSGPMFYFVIAMPYFWETEEKAFEEVRRKCSIELYPEYINEITLVKPFKHPRKDQLKKKMPKNLFSKCTWFTVQLFLKQSCSEPYNGMRARFLIIVYWVAATYVLSDVYSAQLTSFFARPARESPIDTLSKLEYAMEYRGYQLFIEKDSSVLEMLENSTEIFRRLYKLMKQRDTKYEGFLINSIEEGIQRISNGAENVILGGRETLYFNIKRYGINNFQLSQQLYTRYSAVAMQIGCPFLESFNKVIIHLFEGGIMDKITNSEYEKMLAVKDLNRGSEGQFKKNENKQKYSVFDSNPQPINLRMLQGAFIILLFGNTLAATILLIEISIYENNIALYVSILNAIRSLYVALRKLAAWLLQWIQQTALPSLHL; translated from the exons ATGTGGTGGTGTAAAGTTTTACTTGTATCTCTCCTGGGCTTCGAGTTCGCGCAAACCTACAAGCATATCCAATATCCTGAACCACGGAATGTTTCCCTGGTTGCAGTTG CTCTTTCAGAGATAATCAATGGACTGCGTCCAGGATCTGTAACAATATTAGCCTTGAATAATTCACTGAGCGAGGACATCGATGACTTCATCTGTAAAATCCACGAGCTCCATTTCAAAAGCTGCATATTCTCCGAtctggaaaaatatttcaattttatcgAAAGCACCATATCAGGGTCCGCACAAAGTTggagtttaatattttttgagcCGTCTGAGTTAGCACGAGAAATACACGCCAGGAACCTGGCCCATCGTTTGGCCTTATTCATATTTTACTGGGGAACCGAAAAACCTCCTAAGAGTTCGACTGTGCGATTTGAGGAGCCAATTCGTGCGGCAGTTATAACACGACCAAGGAAAGCAGC GTTTCACGTATTTTACAACCAAGCTACACCCAAAGGGAAGAGCAATTTGCGCCTCGTTAATTGGTACGATGAAGAGAGTTTGGGATTATACAGGACTCCTTTGCTGCCTGACTCTTCCAATGTGTATTCAAATTTTCAAGGAAGGGTGTTTAATGTGCCGGTTATACAT TCACCTCCTTGGCACTTTGTCCTATATCTCAACCAAACAGCAAATTCCACTACAAACATGACTACAAATGTTCCGGGCAGAAAACTCAAAGTAATCGGTGGACGCGATCATCACCTCCTGGAACTAATCGCTAACAAAATGAACTTCAAGTTTCAGTATGTAGACCCACGAGAGCGGACCCAAGGATCATCGGTTGGTTCAGAGCGCAAATCTCTGTTTACTGGAGGACTAGGGATGATCCAAAATCGG GAAGCCCATTTTCTCTTCGGCGACGTGGGATTAAGTTGGGAGAGGCGAAAAGCTGCTGAGTTTTCATTTTTCACACTTGTTGATTCAGGAGCGTTTGCGACTCATGCTCCAAGGCGGCTTAACGAAGCACTTGCTGTTGTACGACCTTTTCAAGCTAATGTTTGGCCATATTTAATATTGACCGTCCTATTATCGGGACCAATGTTTTACTTCGTTATTGCCATGCCATACTTTTGGGAGACAGAAGAGAAGGCGTTCGAAGAAGTTCGAAGGAAATGTTCTATAGAACTATATCCGGAATATATCAATGAGATAACACTAGTTAAGCCGTTCAAGCACCCAAGAAAGGATCaattgaaaaagaagatgcCGAAAAACCTATTTTCCAAGTGTACTTGGTTTACGGTACAACTTTTCCTGAAACAAT CATGTTCTGAACCATACAATGGAATGAGAGCTCGCTTTCTGATAATTGTCTACTGGGTAGCAGCAACGTATGTCCTTTCTGATGTCTACTCAGCCCAACTAACATCGTTCTTTGCTAGACCCGCTCGTGAAAGTCCAATCGACACACTGTCAAAACTGGAATACGCTATGGAATATCGCGGTTATCAGTTATTCATAGAAAAAGATAGTTCTGTTCTTGAAATGTTGGAG AATAGCACTGAAATATTTAGACGCCTATATAAACTGATGAAGCAGCGCGATACCAAATATGAAGGATTTCTAATCAATTCTATAGAAGAAGGAATACAGAGAATTTCAAATGGAGCTGAAAATGTCATCCTTGGAGGCAGGGAAACACTTTATTTCAATATAAAACGATATG GTATAAACAATTTCCAATTAAGTCAGCAACTATATACGCGATACTCAGCTGTAGCAATGCAAATCGGATGTCCCTTTTTGGAAAGCTTCAACAAAGT AATCATTCATCTTTTTGAGGGTGGTATAATGGACAAAATAACAAACAGCGAGTATGAAAAAATGCTTGCGGTTAAAGATTTAAACAGAGGAAGTGAGGGACAGTTTAAGAAAAATGagaataaacaaaaatattctGTATTTGATTCAAATCCGCAACCAATCAATTTAAGAATGCTGCAAGGTGCGTTTATTATATTACTTTTCGGAAATACACTAGCTG CGACCATATTGCTAATCGAAATCTCGATATATGAGAATAATATTGCGCTCTATGTATCCATTTTGAATGCGATTAGATCTTTATATGTTGCACTACGCAAACTAGCTGCATGGCTTCTACAATGGATTCAACAAACTGCACTACCGTCCCTACATCTTTGA